Genomic DNA from Gilliamella sp. ESL0441:
CTTTAGGAATATTTACTTTACCGAATAGAATCAGCTCATCTTGTGATGCATTAATTTTAATGTCTGGAACAACTGTCATTACAATCATAGGAGGGACAGTTACTTCCATTGCTGCACCATTAATGGTCAGTTGAGCTTGCCATTTTTCAATGGTATTCCAACTGGCATTACCATTGATATTTATATTGCCTGATTGCGTGGTTAATGTCCCTTTTAAAGTGGATGATTTACCATTGAAATCAATATTAAGTTTTGCTGATTTCAAATCGATAGGAAGTTGGCTAGATTTAATTTCGCTATGTTGTAAGTCAATACCACCAGTTAAATAGGGATCCATTAATGATCCAGAAAACTTCACTGAGCCATCGATGGCACCTTTAGCATAATCATTTTTATCCAGTAATGGATTGATAATGGCTAAAGCGAGATGATCAATATTTAATTGCCCACTTAATTTTTTTTGTTCAATTGGATCGATAATTGTTAAATTACCACTGATTTTTCCCAATTGTTTTAAACTAAATAGCCAATCTAAATTAGCTTGTTGTTCATTAAATTCAGCATTGATATTAAATATATCAAAAGGGATAGGTAATGATTGTGATGTAATCATTTGCTGTACATATACCTTGTCGCCTTTAATATTTGCTTTGATAGTCGGTATTTTGTTATTACTTGTAAATTTAATATCAGCATGTCCATTGATGGTACCTGTAATTTTAGTTTCACCATCATTTGGAATTGGAAGCTTAGCAAGATCAATATCTTTTAAGGTTATACTTGTTTCGGTATTTGGTTTTAATGATAAGGCTTTATCTAAACAAATACTTGATTGATTATTATGCCAACAGTGTGCATCAATGGTAGGAATCTGTGTGGTAATATCATAAGACAAAGGTAATGATTTAGTTAATTGCCAATGATTTTTCTCACCTAACGTTAAGAGTGCTTGTGAGACATTACCAACCCATTTAGTCCGATTATTATTAATTTCGCCAATGAGCTTGGTGGAAAATGAGGCAGGGGTACCAGCAAGATTGATATCCAATATATGATGATTTTCATTTCCAGAAAGGTCAATATTTGCTTTTTTTATGATCTGATTAGGCAGTGAAATGTTTTGACCAGTTATCTTTAATTGACCGCTAACTTGCTGTTGATATTTAACTTTTCCGTTAATCATTGCCGATGCAATTGATATGTCTTGTAACATTAATTTATTAACAGTAAGATTGGTATTGATAATCGGATCATTAATATCACCATTGAATTTTATATTTCCAGCAATGGTACCTTGTAAATCATCTAAGAATAATGAAAGTGATGCCAGGTTAATTTTTGCTTCTAAATTTCCTTTATCAGAAGCTCCATCAATATTAATTCTGTTGTTTCCCCATAAAATTTCGAAGTTTTTAGCATTGATAACATTTTGAGAATTGATTTGTACATTTCCGTTTGATGCAAAATTGGCTTGTTTGATATTTCCCTTTAACTGAAAAATAGGCAGATTTAATTGCCATTTATTGCCTTCAAACATACCGGTGGTTTTCATTTTACCATTTAATCGAATTGGAAAATCGGGGAATTCTTTGGTGATATCAACATTGGACAACGTTATACTGCTGTCCCACTGAAGTGCTTTTTGCCAATCGATATTTCCAGAAATATCGATTTTGCCTTGTGGAAATTTTATCATGCCACGATCAAATGTTGCGGATTGATTTGTTCCATTTCCAGAAAAATCAAAGGATGTGTCAGGCAAATTTTGTCCTTTGATGTCACCATTAGCTACTAATTTATAACGTTGCACATTTCCATCTATCGATAAATCAAAATTGTTCAATTGATAGATTGAATTACCTTCGATTGGCCATTGAATATGCTTGCCGTTAATTTTTACCATAACTGGCAGATAGTTTTCGATAAAATTGATATTTCCATTAAGACTAACGTTGTTAACACCTTTAATCGACAGGTTAGTTGCCAATACGCCAAATAGTTTGCCAGAGAACTTTCCATCAAGTTGATCGTTTGCCGTGTTAACTTTAACTAAAGCATCTAAAGGCCAATCATTTCCAAGTGTAATTTTTCCTGAAACAAAAGCATGTCCATTGACAAAAGGTGTTTTGGCATCAGTATCAACCTGTTGAACAATAATATGATTATCCTTGATTTCAGTTTGAATGGTGACTTGATTGAATCGATAATCTTGTCCTCCAATATGGAGTAGCCAATTATCGCCAGTTAGGCGATTTACATTGATATTCAGTGGAATACTAATTTCCGGAAGAGATTCAATTAATGGTTGATTAAATAATTGATTAATCTTTTTATTAAGAGGGATATTATCCTCAACGGAGTGAGTGACCAAGGTATCTTGAGTTTGATCAGCAAAAATAGCACTTAAATCTTTGGCTACCGTTGGAAATACATAGATTTTTTCATTTACCCAAGTTGCTTCACCAGTCAAATCGGTCAAGCTAAATTGCATATCGTTCACGTTAACTTTAATATTTGTTAAATGTGTTTTTTTTAATTCAATTGGAATTGGGGTTTTAATCAGTTCACTCTTTTGTTCAATTGGTTCGTCAGGCGTTTTACTCAATTTTTCAGTATTTATCGAGACAGTTACACCATCAGTTTCAAAATTGTTAATGCAAACTTTAGTTTTTATCAAACACAATCCAGATAATTTTAATGATGCATCATTAACTTTAATATCGATACCAGGTAGTTCTAAACTCATTCCGTTAATATGTAAATCACTTAACGTGCCTTCTACTTTCTCAATTTTTAGTTCAGGAAGACTTTTTTCTAAAATAAAGGTCGTGATTTTTACACCCAAACTGGTGTAAAGCATCATAACAATAGATAGAATTAAAAATACAAAAATGGATAAAACCACAATACTTCGTTTTTTCCATTTACGTATACGCTTTATTTTTTTTATTTTTTTTTCTCTGATTGGATTTTTAGCCATATTATAATTCAGTTCCTAAACCAATATATAGGTGAACAGAACCAGTATCTTTTCGATTTAGCGGCGTCGCTAAATCAAATTTTATTGGTCCAACTGGTGAAGCCCAACGCACCCCAATACCACTGCCTGTATAAAATTTAGTTTTATCAACTTTATCAATCGCTTCGCCAGTATCAACAAAAACTGCTCCCCACCAAGCACCGGTAATATTATATTGATATTCGAATGATCCCGTAATAAGTTTAGAGGCACCTTTTAATTTACCATTTTTATCTTCAGGGGAAATGGATTGATAGCTATAACCACGTATAGAACGATCCCCACCAGCAAAAAATCTGAAAGATGGTGGCACACGATCAAAATTACTCGCTTGTATGATGCCAAAGTTGCCGCGCAGTATAAATCGGTGAGAATTATACAACGAACGAATCCAAGTTTGTTGAGCCTGAAAACGAATTAAATTGATGTCAGAACCTAATGCTTCACCAGCCGCTTCAACTGAATAACGTTGGGAGTCTCCCCACATTGCAAGGACGTTACCATCGCTTCGAATTCTGGAAAAACTAAGAGAAGGATAATATAAAAAAGTTTTAAAACTTGAATCTGCTTGAGTAAAATTATCTCGCAACATATTCAAACCTAGTGCGCTTTGCCATCCCTCAAAGTTATCCCAATTTCTGACAACACCAAATGTGTAAGATCGTGAATAGGTATCATTATTATCAATCTTTTTGTAACCACCTTGAATAGTATAATATTGTTCAAGAGGCGATTTTTTTAATGGTATTTTATAACTCATTGTAATGAGTTGTTCCGGCGATGAAAGTGATAGATTACTTTGAAAACTTTGTCCTCGGCTATTTATCCAAGGTTTATTCCAACCTATTTTGCCATGTACTCCGTTATCCGTTGAAAAACCAAGCCCTAAATCCATGTTATTTTTTTTTCGAGGCGTGGTAATAACATCAATAGGAAGTGATTTATCACTTGTCACATGAGGAAAATCAGGAGAGACCACAATAGAATTAAACCAATTTGTTAAGGCTAATCGTTTATTGAATAGCGATAATTGCTCGGCAGTATATTCTTCACCTTCTTTAAAAGGGACGATGTTTTTCAAATAGTCATCTCTAATTTTTGTATTGTGAAAATCAATTTTGCCAAATTTATAGCGTTGACCTGTATCGAAATCAATATTCCAAAAAGCTTGGTGGTAGTCAGTCGATACGGCTAATTGATGCTTAGTCATATTTGCATCAAAATACCCTTTTTTTAGGGCTAAATTTTGAAGACTTTTTTTGAAAGACTCATAAGTTCCATGATTTAAGATATCGCCAGTCTTAGGCAGATTATTATCAAGCAATTTTTGATAATCTTCATCTTGTTTGCCTTCGCCATCAATACTGATATTTAATTGTTTAATTTTTACCGGTTCACCCGGTAAAATGGTCACAGTCAGTATTTTAGGATTTT
This window encodes:
- a CDS encoding translocation/assembly module TamB domain-containing protein — protein: MAKNPIREKKIKKIKRIRKWKKRSIVVLSIFVFLILSIVMMLYTSLGVKITTFILEKSLPELKIEKVEGTLSDLHINGMSLELPGIDIKVNDASLKLSGLCLIKTKVCINNFETDGVTVSINTEKLSKTPDEPIEQKSELIKTPIPIELKKTHLTNIKVNVNDMQFSLTDLTGEATWVNEKIYVFPTVAKDLSAIFADQTQDTLVTHSVEDNIPLNKKINQLFNQPLIESLPEISIPLNINVNRLTGDNWLLHIGGQDYRFNQVTIQTEIKDNHIIVQQVDTDAKTPFVNGHAFVSGKITLGNDWPLDALVKVNTANDQLDGKFSGKLFGVLATNLSIKGVNNVSLNGNINFIENYLPVMVKINGKHIQWPIEGNSIYQLNNFDLSIDGNVQRYKLVANGDIKGQNLPDTSFDFSGNGTNQSATFDRGMIKFPQGKIDISGNIDWQKALQWDSSITLSNVDITKEFPDFPIRLNGKMKTTGMFEGNKWQLNLPIFQLKGNIKQANFASNGNVQINSQNVINAKNFEILWGNNRINIDGASDKGNLEAKINLASLSLFLDDLQGTIAGNIKFNGDINDPIINTNLTVNKLMLQDISIASAMINGKVKYQQQVSGQLKITGQNISLPNQIIKKANIDLSGNENHHILDINLAGTPASFSTKLIGEINNNRTKWVGNVSQALLTLGEKNHWQLTKSLPLSYDITTQIPTIDAHCWHNNQSSICLDKALSLKPNTETSITLKDIDLAKLPIPNDGETKITGTINGHADIKFTSNNKIPTIKANIKGDKVYVQQMITSQSLPIPFDIFNINAEFNEQQANLDWLFSLKQLGKISGNLTIIDPIEQKKLSGQLNIDHLALAIINPLLDKNDYAKGAIDGSVKFSGSLMDPYLTGGIDLQHSEIKSSQLPIDLKSAKLNIDFNGKSSTLKGTLTTQSGNININGNASWNTIEKWQAQLTINGAAMEVTVPPMIVMTVVPDIKINASQDELILFGKVNIPKGKITVESLPPSSVDVSPDEVMLDKNYQVIEPQKFGTKISSHLEIVIGDKVSVDAFGLNASLKGNLMVAQTNKGLDLHGEVLIPKGRFHAYGQDLVIRKGIITFSGPTDQALLDIEAIRNPDSIENSNITAGIRVTGSSEEPKIEIFSDPAMSQQEALSYLIRGQGLESNDQSDNDMMTALLVGIGTAKTGKYIGDIGNVFGIKNLSLDTQGAGNNSKVVVSGYILPHLQLKYGVGIFDSLATFTLRYRLIPSLYLEATSGLAQTLDLIYQFEF
- a CDS encoding autotransporter assembly complex family protein; the encoded protein is MSRFSCSFCLLLAVTLVSASSYADMKLSIKGLSGELADNVDARISLITPDKVSDTPNFKRYFESEAQKALRALGYYNPIFQYDTKNPKILTVTILPGEPVKIKQLNISIDGEGKQDEDYQKLLDNNLPKTGDILNHGTYESFKKSLQNLALKKGYFDANMTKHQLAVSTDYHQAFWNIDFDTGQRYKFGKIDFHNTKIRDDYLKNIVPFKEGEEYTAEQLSLFNKRLALTNWFNSIVVSPDFPHVTSDKSLPIDVITTPRKKNNMDLGLGFSTDNGVHGKIGWNKPWINSRGQSFQSNLSLSSPEQLITMSYKIPLKKSPLEQYYTIQGGYKKIDNNDTYSRSYTFGVVRNWDNFEGWQSALGLNMLRDNFTQADSSFKTFLYYPSLSFSRIRSDGNVLAMWGDSQRYSVEAAGEALGSDINLIRFQAQQTWIRSLYNSHRFILRGNFGIIQASNFDRVPPSFRFFAGGDRSIRGYSYQSISPEDKNGKLKGASKLITGSFEYQYNITGAWWGAVFVDTGEAIDKVDKTKFYTGSGIGVRWASPVGPIKFDLATPLNRKDTGSVHLYIGLGTEL